In Henriciella litoralis, the genomic window CGCAAGATGGGGTTTGACCGGTTGCACGTGGTGGACCTTAACGGGGCCTTTGCTGGCGATAGCGCCAATGGTGATGCCGTTCGCGCGATCCTCGCATCCACCGATGTTCCAGTGCAGCTCGGCGGCGGCATCCGTACCCGCGCGCAGATCGATGCCTGGCTCGAGGCCGGTTTGTCGCGTGTGATCCTCGGAACAGCCGCCTTGCGCGACCCGGAGCTTGTGAAATCAGCGGCCAAAGCACTGCCAGGACAAGTCGTTGTCGGCATTGATGCCAAGGATGGCTATGTGGCTGTCGAAGGCTGGGCAGAAACATCCGACATGAAGGCAGTTGAGCTTGCCAAGATCTTTGAGGGCTGCGGCGTGGCCGGGCTCGTCGTTACCGATATTTCGCGCGACGGCATGAAGACAGGGGTTAATATCGCATTCACTGCCGAGATGGCCGACGCTGTTGCGATTCCCGTGATCGCATCTGGCGGGGTTGCCAGTGTGGACGATATTTCCGGGCTGAAAAATGCCGGTGGGCGCACCGCGATTTCCGGCACCATTCTTGGCCGGGCGCTCTACGATGGCGATATCGATCCTGCCCAAGCCATAGCAACCGCAAAAGCCTGATATCATGCTGAAAGCCCGCATCATTCCATGTCTGGACGTCAAGGATGGGCGCACCGTGAAGGGCGTCAATTTTGTCGATCTGAGAGACGCTGGCGATCCGGTCGCGCTGGCCAAGGCCTATGATGCCCAAGGCGCGGATGAACTCTGTTTTCTTGATATCACAGCCTCGCATGAAGGCCGGGGCACGATGCTGGATGTGGTACGCCGTACCGCCGAGCAATGCTTCATGCCGCTGACGGTTGGGGGCGGAGTAAGATCAGGGTCTGACCTGGTCCAACTCCTGCGCTCCGGGGCAGACAAGGTCGCGATTAATTCGGCAGCCGTTGCGAACCCGGCGGTTATATCGGAATGCGCCGCCAAGGCTGGGAGTCAGGCTGTGGTCGTCGCCATCGATGCAAGGCGCAATGGCGAGAGCTGGGAAATCTTTACCCATGGCGGGCGGACACCGACCGGCATAAATGCGGTCGCCTTTGCCAAAGAGGCGCAAAAGCGCGGCGCTGGTGAGATTCTCCTGACCTCAATGGACCGGGATGGCACCAAGTCCGGCTATGATGTCGAACTGCTTCGCGCCGTCACATCAGCTGTAACAATTCCGGTTATAGCCTCAGGTGGCGCCGGGTCCGCAGAAGACCTCGCGCCCGCCATTCTTGACGGCGGCGCAACGGCAGTGCTTGCAGCTTCGATCTTTCACTTTGGCGAGGTGAGCTTATCTGAAGCGCGTAAGGCATTGTCTGATGCTGGCGCACCTGTTCGCCCATTCTAGTCTCGGAGCTATGGATTTTATTATGTCGAAACAAGACCTTGGATCAGCCAAACGCCTGAACGAGCTTCTCGCGACCCTGGCTGAAACGGTCGATAGCCGGGCCGATGGAAATCCAGAAAAGTCCTATACGGCGAGATTGCTGAAATCCGGGCCCGTCCGGTGCGGAAAAAAGATTGCCGAGGAAGGCGCCGAAGTCGCCCTCGCCATCGCGGCTGAAACCCGTAAGGATGTGGCTGCCGAAACGGCCGATCTTCTGTTCCATCTTTTGGTTGGACTGCGCGTTCGTGGGGTACAGCTGGACATGGTGGCAGATGCTTTGTCAGAGCGCCGCGGTGTGTCTGGTATTGCCGAGAAGGCCGCGCGTCAGACGAAAGCCTAGCGGCGCCGGATAAACACGTAGAATGCGCCCGCTCCGCCATGGCGGGGATGCGCCTCGGCAAAGCCGCTGACCAGCATCCGGGCTTCGGGCATTTCCAGCCAACGCAGGAAATTGTGCCGCAAGATACCCCCGCCCTGCTTACCTTTTCCGGTAATCACGATGACACAGCTGCTGCCGCGCGCCTGTTCGCGCATCAGGAAAGATGGAAGTGCCGACCACGCCGACGCCTGGGTATGACCGTGCAGGTCAAACTTGGCGGAAATGTCGACCTTGCCGCGTCTGACCAGACGTTCACCGCCCCGGTTTTGAGGCCCGACCGAGGCCGCAGAGGGGTGTTGTAACCGTGTTTTTTTGACGGGTTCGGGTGTCGTAGCAGGGCTTTTTCCGATTGCCTTGAGGATTGGATGCTCGGTGACATCGCGTTTGATGCGCGGAGACTTGCCACCCTGAAGCGGACGCACAGACCGGCGAATGGCGTCCCAGGCTTTCTGGTCGTCAGGTTTGAGGGGCCGGTCTGTCATGCCCCACAACTAGGGTGCGACAGGCTCAGCGCCAAGGCCGGCAAACGCTTCGACCCCACCCATCCTGTCTGCAACGGCGCGGGGCAGCAACACCCACATGCGGCCAGGCGCATTCATCGTACCGGCGCGTTGGCCCGCTTCATAGCCGGTGCCAAAATAGATATCGCCGCGCACAGGGCCCTTGATGGCGCCGCCGGTATCCTGCGCGATGAGAAGGCCGGACCAATCCCCACCAAGGCCGGGCGCACTTGTCTGGACAAAGACCGGAACACCCATCGGATTATAGCTGCGATCAATCGCGATAGAGCCAAACGGGGTCAGCGGGACGCCCATTGCACCGACCGGGCCGCTTTCATCATCGGCTGGTTCCAGATTGAAGAACACAAAGCGCGGATTGGCATTCATCGCTTCGCGGACCTGCGCATCGGTGGCGCGATCCATCCAGTCGCGGATGCCCTGCATGTTGGACTGGCCGCGCGTGATCCAGCCGCGTTTCAGCAGCCAATTCGCGGTCGATTTGAAAGGCTGGGCGTTATGGGCGGCAAAAGACGCTTTGCGCACCGATCCGTCTGGAAAGTGGAGCTTTCCAGAGCCCTGGATCTGGAGAAAGAACACGTCGCCCGGATGCGCATAGGCCAGCGCGCGCACGCCAGCCTTGGTGATCTCGGCGCGGGTCGGGTAGGGCCGCCGCGAGCCGTTGGATAGTCGCTGATAAACCTTGCTGCTGCTTTCGGCGATAAGGTCTGACGGTACGCCTGGGACAGGCTCTGTAAAGTCGCCTTCAGGCTGCATACGGGCTTCATAAACAGGCTCAAAATAGCCGGTGAAGCGCGACTCGCCATCTGGCGACTCAATTTCGACGGGACGGAAAAGCGCATGGATGACAGCCCGTGCGCTGTCTTCGTCGCGGACCACATCAAGCGCTTCGCAGGCTGGCATCCAGTCGAGCACCGAGCCGGCCCAAGGGGCGCTGCCAGACAAGGGGGCGTCTGCCGCCCCTTCCTTGAATTTGAGGCAGCTTTTCCGCATCGCACTGACAGCCGGTACCAGCTGAGCCTCGTCCCAACCGGGCAGGGCGGCGAAAGCTGCGGGCACAGGCGGCTTGTAATTCTCAGGCGGATGCTGGGTCTCAGGCTCACCGAGCGTGCCATTGTCTTGCGGCGGCTCATCGATCATGACGCGGTGGGCGCCCTTGTGACGCGCGAAAAATGGCTTGCTAGCGGCGGTTTCGACGCCGCCGTCTTCTGCCGGCTTGTCAGGCGTTGTTGAACAAGCTGCAAGCAGAACAGCGGCGGCCATCAGGGGAATAAGTCTACGCATGGGCCGCAAATTGGCTGGCTTCTGGTTTTTCGACAACCGGAAATTCCCGCTTCAGATGATTTCAGCCCTCGAGCAAAGCATCATCAAGCTGGTCGGCGCGTTGCTTGGCTTCGCGCGAGCTTATCCTGTGCCAGTAGTCCTCAAAGGGTTTGCGCTTTTCGAGCGTTCCGTACTGAAGACCCCAGCCGATCTGAGAGCCCGCATAGACATCGACAGCGGAAAAATCATTACCGGCCAGATAGGGCATCGCCTCGACAGCTTTTTCCAGCGTATCGAGGACCGTCGCCATCGTATCGTAGCCAACCATGCGGCGCTGGTCCTCTGACGGCGATACGTTCAGCATCTGATTTGTCGTAGCAGCTTCCAGCGGCCCGGCGGCGAAGAAGAACCAGCGATAATAGGCCGACCGGCTTTCGGGCGGGGGTGCCAGCCCGGCATTTGGAAAAGCGTCGGCAAGATAGGCGCAAATCGCGGCGCATTCGGTGACTGTCGCGCTTTTATGGACAATGGCGGGGACCTTCCCCATCGGATTGATCTGGCGGTAGGTGTCCGCCTTCATCTCATCGCCATACCCGACCAAAACCGTTTCGTAAGGCGCGCCGACCTCTTCCAGCATCCAGCGCACCATACGTCCGCGTGACATCGGATTGGTGTAGAAAGTGATATCCTTGGGCATTCAACGCTCCCGGTCTTATCCAAGCGTCCTTGATCGTGCCGTCATGGGCCGATCAAGTCACGCCAAAAATGGATCAGCCGGCTGTGTCGACATCATCGAGAAGCCAGTTCGGGTCTGCCGAGCTGGTATCACGCATGAAGGTCCAGAACTCTTCAGAGCGCCGGTTCATATCGCCAACACCGAGTTCTGCCTCAAACCGGACGGTGACGCGCGCGGTCGTTCCGGTCATGCTGGCATCGTCGATCTCGCTATTGCGCAATCTCAATAGCTGCGGTGGTTCGCCGCCATTGGCCTCACGGTCAGCAATCGCCGCATCCCATGTCTCATAGACATCGGTGTCGAGCCATTTTCCAAGCGTCGCGCGGTCACCTTCAGCAAAAGCACCGACAAGCATTTCATAGGCTGAGCGGGCACCTGCCAGGAATTCTCGCGGGTTGAAATCCGGGTCAGCTGCATGGATCGCTTCAAGGCCGGCAGCTGCCGGGCCGGTGAAGGCCGGGCGCAGATCCGCTTTCTGTTCGCGCGAGGGCTGTTTCTCGGCGTCAGGTGTCGGCGGCGTTTGCGAGCGCGGGCGGCCTTCCGGCGGCCCGGCATCACTGCCAAGTGTGGTATAGAGCCGCCAGCCGACGAACAGGGCGATCGCGGCAAGCAACATCAATTCTATAATCGAAGAGGACATTTCGTCTCCATCGGGACTCTCGTTCACCCAACCATATAGGTACGATTTCCGCTGTGCCACCCAATGTTGCGCAAGCAAGGGCCGCATGATAGGCGCGAAAACCAGTTTCCAGAGGATTTCCTGCCGATGACCGATACCCCAGACATGGCGACACAGCCCCAGCAACCTACCGGACCAAGCCTTCGTGTGCTGAATCAGTACATCAAGGACCTGTCTTTCGAGAATCCTGGTGCGCGGGTCAATGAGCAGCCAAATGTGGATCTCGGCATCGACGTCCAGGCCAATGCGCAGAACGCCAATGACGGTGTTTTTGAAGTTGTCCTGAAACTGAACGCCCGCGCAGGAACGGCAGAAACCACGCTTTTCCTCGTCGAGCTCGAATATGCTGGCATGTTCCAGATCCAGGGCGCATCGCAATCAGATGCCGAAGCGATGCTGCTGATCGAATGTCCGCGTCTTCTCTTCCCGTTTGCGCGCCGCATTGTCGCTGATCTGACGCAGGAAGGCGGCTTCCCAGCCCTTCGCATCGACCCGGTCGACTTCACCGCGCTCTACCGCAAGCAACGCGCTGCAGCGACTGCCCAGGGCGCAGCCCCTCAGCCGGTGCAGGACAATCCTGGTGTTGGCACGCAGCCAACCACGCCGCCAAATGGCAACGGCACCAGCGAAAGCTAAAACCAGTAAAACTCGAAGATCAGGAATTCAGGTAGCGTGACCAGATCGCGTTTTCGCCAAGTGTGGCGATGAAAGCGCGGTGCTGGTCAGCTTCCGTTTCTGTCACAGCAGATGGCAGAGGTGTCGGGCGCTGTTTCGCCGTACGGAACCGCGTTCCATCTGCGCCGTCTTCGCCATTCGAGAAGTC contains:
- the hisA gene encoding 1-(5-phosphoribosyl)-5-[(5-phosphoribosylamino)methylideneamino]imidazole-4-carboxamide isomerase, whose product is MTSSFELWPAIDLKDGQCVRLLRGEMDKATAFNPDPADQADRFRKMGFDRLHVVDLNGAFAGDSANGDAVRAILASTDVPVQLGGGIRTRAQIDAWLEAGLSRVILGTAALRDPELVKSAAKALPGQVVVGIDAKDGYVAVEGWAETSDMKAVELAKIFEGCGVAGLVVTDISRDGMKTGVNIAFTAEMADAVAIPVIASGGVASVDDISGLKNAGGRTAISGTILGRALYDGDIDPAQAIATAKA
- the hisF gene encoding imidazole glycerol phosphate synthase subunit HisF, with amino-acid sequence MLKARIIPCLDVKDGRTVKGVNFVDLRDAGDPVALAKAYDAQGADELCFLDITASHEGRGTMLDVVRRTAEQCFMPLTVGGGVRSGSDLVQLLRSGADKVAINSAAVANPAVISECAAKAGSQAVVVAIDARRNGESWEIFTHGGRTPTGINAVAFAKEAQKRGAGEILLTSMDRDGTKSGYDVELLRAVTSAVTIPVIASGGAGSAEDLAPAILDGGATAVLAASIFHFGEVSLSEARKALSDAGAPVRPF
- the hisE gene encoding phosphoribosyl-ATP diphosphatase, giving the protein MSKQDLGSAKRLNELLATLAETVDSRADGNPEKSYTARLLKSGPVRCGKKIAEEGAEVALAIAAETRKDVAAETADLLFHLLVGLRVRGVQLDMVADALSERRGVSGIAEKAARQTKA
- a CDS encoding Smr/MutS family protein, producing MTDRPLKPDDQKAWDAIRRSVRPLQGGKSPRIKRDVTEHPILKAIGKSPATTPEPVKKTRLQHPSAASVGPQNRGGERLVRRGKVDISAKFDLHGHTQASAWSALPSFLMREQARGSSCVIVITGKGKQGGGILRHNFLRWLEMPEARMLVSGFAEAHPRHGGAGAFYVFIRRR
- the mltA gene encoding murein transglycosylase A, with the translated sequence MRRLIPLMAAAVLLAACSTTPDKPAEDGGVETAASKPFFARHKGAHRVMIDEPPQDNGTLGEPETQHPPENYKPPVPAAFAALPGWDEAQLVPAVSAMRKSCLKFKEGAADAPLSGSAPWAGSVLDWMPACEALDVVRDEDSARAVIHALFRPVEIESPDGESRFTGYFEPVYEARMQPEGDFTEPVPGVPSDLIAESSSKVYQRLSNGSRRPYPTRAEITKAGVRALAYAHPGDVFFLQIQGSGKLHFPDGSVRKASFAAHNAQPFKSTANWLLKRGWITRGQSNMQGIRDWMDRATDAQVREAMNANPRFVFFNLEPADDESGPVGAMGVPLTPFGSIAIDRSYNPMGVPVFVQTSAPGLGGDWSGLLIAQDTGGAIKGPVRGDIYFGTGYEAGQRAGTMNAPGRMWVLLPRAVADRMGGVEAFAGLGAEPVAP
- a CDS encoding glutathione S-transferase family protein, with the protein product MPKDITFYTNPMSRGRMVRWMLEEVGAPYETVLVGYGDEMKADTYRQINPMGKVPAIVHKSATVTECAAICAYLADAFPNAGLAPPPESRSAYYRWFFFAAGPLEAATTNQMLNVSPSEDQRRMVGYDTMATVLDTLEKAVEAMPYLAGNDFSAVDVYAGSQIGWGLQYGTLEKRKPFEDYWHRISSREAKQRADQLDDALLEG
- a CDS encoding Tim44/TimA family putative adaptor protein, which gives rise to MSSSIIELMLLAAIALFVGWRLYTTLGSDAGPPEGRPRSQTPPTPDAEKQPSREQKADLRPAFTGPAAAGLEAIHAADPDFNPREFLAGARSAYEMLVGAFAEGDRATLGKWLDTDVYETWDAAIADREANGGEPPQLLRLRNSEIDDASMTGTTARVTVRFEAELGVGDMNRRSEEFWTFMRDTSSADPNWLLDDVDTAG
- the secB gene encoding protein-export chaperone SecB, producing the protein MTDTPDMATQPQQPTGPSLRVLNQYIKDLSFENPGARVNEQPNVDLGIDVQANAQNANDGVFEVVLKLNARAGTAETTLFLVELEYAGMFQIQGASQSDAEAMLLIECPRLLFPFARRIVADLTQEGGFPALRIDPVDFTALYRKQRAAATAQGAAPQPVQDNPGVGTQPTTPPNGNGTSES